In Mycobacterium tuberculosis H37Rv, a single window of DNA contains:
- a CDS encoding transmembrane protein, which produces MWRSLTSMGTALVLLFLLALAAIPGALLPQRGLNAAKVDDYLAAHPLIGPWLDELQAFDVFSSFWFTAIYVLLFVSLVGCLAPRTIEHARSLRATPVAAPRNLARLPKHAHARLAGEPAALAATITGRLRGWRSITRQQGDSVEVSAEKGYLREFGNLVFHFALLGLLVAVAVGKLFGYEGNVIVIADGGPGFCSASPAAFDSFRAGNTVDGTSLHPICVRVNNFQAHYLPSGQATSFAADIDYQADPATADLIANSWRPYRLQVNHPLRVGGDRVYLQGHGYAPTFTVTFPDGQTRTSTVQWRPDNPQTLLSAGVVRIDPPAGSYPNPDERRKHQIAIQGLLAPTEQLDGTLLSSRFPALNAPAVAIDIYRGDTGLDSGRPQSLFTLDHRLIEQGRLVKEKRVNLRAGQQVRIDQGPAAGTVVRFDGAVPFVNLQVSHDPGQSWVLVFAITMMAGLLVSLLVRRRRVWARITPTTAGTVNVELGGLTRTDNSGWGAEFERLTGRLLAGFEARSPDMAEAAAGTGRDVD; this is translated from the coding sequence ATGTGGCGGTCGTTGACGTCGATGGGCACCGCGCTGGTGCTGCTGTTTTTGCTCGCGCTGGCTGCCATACCCGGGGCCCTGCTGCCGCAGCGTGGCCTCAACGCCGCCAAGGTGGACGACTACCTGGCCGCGCACCCACTCATCGGTCCGTGGCTGGACGAGCTGCAGGCCTTCGACGTGTTCTCCAGCTTCTGGTTCACCGCCATCTACGTGCTGCTGTTCGTGTCCCTCGTCGGCTGTCTGGCCCCGCGGACGATCGAGCACGCCCGCAGCCTGCGGGCTACACCGGTCGCCGCCCCGCGCAACCTGGCCCGGCTGCCCAAGCACGCCCACGCCCGGCTGGCCGGCGAGCCCGCCGCCCTGGCCGCCACCATCACGGGCCGGCTGCGCGGCTGGCGCAGCATCACCCGGCAACAAGGCGACAGCGTGGAAGTCTCCGCCGAGAAGGGCTACCTGCGCGAGTTCGGCAACCTGGTGTTCCACTTCGCGCTGCTGGGTCTGCTGGTGGCGGTGGCCGTCGGCAAGCTGTTCGGCTACGAGGGCAACGTGATCGTGATAGCCGACGGCGGACCCGGTTTTTGTTCGGCGTCGCCGGCCGCGTTCGACTCGTTTCGCGCCGGCAACACCGTCGACGGCACGTCGTTGCACCCGATCTGTGTGCGGGTCAACAACTTCCAAGCGCACTACCTGCCGTCCGGGCAGGCCACCTCGTTCGCCGCCGACATCGACTATCAGGCCGACCCGGCCACTGCTGACCTGATCGCCAACAGCTGGCGGCCCTACCGGCTGCAGGTCAATCACCCGCTGCGGGTCGGCGGCGACCGGGTGTACCTGCAGGGCCACGGCTATGCGCCCACCTTCACCGTGACGTTCCCGGACGGGCAGACCCGCACGTCGACCGTGCAGTGGCGACCCGACAACCCGCAGACCCTGCTGTCGGCGGGCGTCGTGCGCATCGACCCGCCGGCCGGCAGCTACCCCAACCCCGACGAGCGTCGCAAACACCAGATCGCCATCCAGGGCCTGCTGGCTCCCACCGAGCAGCTCGACGGCACCCTGCTGTCGTCGCGTTTCCCCGCGCTCAATGCCCCGGCGGTGGCCATCGACATCTACCGCGGCGACACCGGCCTGGACAGCGGGCGGCCCCAGTCGTTGTTCACCCTGGACCACCGGCTGATCGAGCAGGGCCGGCTGGTCAAGGAAAAGCGGGTCAACCTGCGCGCCGGTCAGCAAGTCCGCATCGACCAAGGCCCGGCGGCCGGCACGGTGGTCCGGTTCGACGGCGCGGTGCCGTTCGTCAACCTGCAGGTCTCCCACGACCCCGGCCAGTCCTGGGTGCTGGTCTTCGCAATCACGATGATGGCGGGACTGCTGGTGTCGCTGCTGGTGCGCAGGCGCCGGGTGTGGGCGCGGATCACGCCGACGACCGCGGGTACGGTAAACGTCGAGCTGGGCGGCCTGACGCGCACCGACAACTCCGGGTGGGGCGCCGAGTTCGAGCGGCTGACCGGGCGGTTGCTGGCGGGTTTTGAGGCGCGGTCCCCGGACATGGCCGAAGCGGCCGCAGGGACCGGAAGGGACGTCGATTGA
- the ccsA gene encoding cytochrome C-type biogenesis protein CcsA has translation MNTLHVNVGLARYSDWAFTSAVVALVVALLLLAFEFAQVRGRGLAPLAVPAGSVATDSATPGIVADQRHRPFDERVGRGGLAVAYLGIGLLLACVVLRGLATQRVPWGNMYEFINLTCLSGLIAGAVVLRRARYRPLWVFLLVPVLILLTVSGRWLYANAAPVMPALQSYWLPIHVSVVSLGSGVFLVAGVASILFLVRTSRLGEPTGEGALAGMVRRLPDAQTLDGIAYRTTIFAFPVFGFGVIFGAIWAEEAWGRYWGWDPKETVSFVAWVVYAAYLHARSTAGWRDRKAAWINVAGFVAMVFNLFFVNLVTVGLHSYAGVG, from the coding sequence TTGAACACGCTGCACGTCAACGTCGGCCTGGCCCGCTACTCCGACTGGGCGTTCACCTCGGCCGTGGTGGCGCTGGTGGTCGCGCTGCTGCTGCTGGCGTTCGAGTTCGCCCAGGTTCGCGGTCGCGGACTCGCGCCGCTGGCCGTGCCGGCCGGATCGGTGGCCACCGATAGCGCTACCCCTGGGATCGTGGCGGACCAACGGCACCGGCCGTTCGACGAACGCGTCGGGCGGGGCGGGCTGGCCGTCGCCTATCTGGGCATCGGGCTACTGCTGGCGTGCGTCGTGCTGCGCGGCCTGGCCACCCAGCGGGTGCCGTGGGGCAACATGTACGAGTTCATCAACCTGACCTGCTTGTCCGGGCTCATCGCCGGCGCGGTCGTGCTGCGCCGTGCGCGATACCGGCCGCTGTGGGTCTTCCTGCTGGTCCCGGTGCTGATCCTGCTCACCGTGTCCGGACGCTGGCTCTACGCCAATGCCGCCCCGGTGATGCCGGCACTGCAGTCCTACTGGCTGCCCATTCATGTGTCGGTGGTCAGCCTCGGTTCTGGGGTATTCCTGGTCGCCGGTGTCGCCAGCATCCTGTTCCTTGTGCGCACATCGCGGCTGGGTGAGCCAACCGGTGAAGGCGCGCTGGCGGGTATGGTGCGGCGGCTCCCCGATGCCCAAACCCTGGACGGAATCGCCTACCGGACCACGATCTTCGCCTTCCCCGTTTTCGGCTTCGGGGTGATATTCGGTGCCATCTGGGCCGAGGAAGCCTGGGGCCGCTACTGGGGCTGGGACCCCAAGGAGACGGTGTCCTTCGTCGCGTGGGTGGTGTACGCGGCGTACCTGCACGCGCGGTCAACGGCGGGTTGGCGGGACCGCAAGGCCGCCTGGATCAATGTCGCCGGCTTCGTGGCCATGGTCTTCAATCTGTTCTTCGTTAACCTGGTGACCGTCGGCCTGCACTCGTATGCGGGCGTGGGCTGA
- a CDS encoding membrane protein (A core mycobacterial gene; conserved in mycobacterial strains (See Marmiesse et al., 2004 PMID:14766927).), whose protein sequence is MSEAPNDKTTRGVVDILVYATARLLLVVAVSAAIFGVARLIGLTEFPVVVATLFGLIIAMPLGIWVFSPLRRRATAALAVAGERRRAERERLRARLRGESLPEEQ, encoded by the coding sequence GTGTCAGAAGCGCCTAACGACAAGACCACTCGGGGTGTTGTCGACATACTGGTCTATGCGACGGCGCGGCTGCTGCTGGTGGTGGCGGTCAGCGCAGCGATTTTCGGGGTCGCGCGACTGATCGGGTTGACCGAATTCCCCGTTGTCGTGGCCACGCTGTTCGGGCTGATCATCGCGATGCCGTTGGGCATTTGGGTGTTCAGCCCGCTGCGGCGGCGCGCCACGGCCGCGCTCGCGGTGGCCGGTGAGCGTCGGCGCGCCGAGCGGGAACGGCTGCGGGCCCGGCTGCGTGGCGAGTCGCTACCCGAAGAACAGTGA
- the PE_PGRS6 gene encoding PE-PGRS family protein PE_PGRS6 (Member of the Mycobacterium tuberculosis PE family, PGRS subfamily of gly-rich proteins): MSNLLVTPELVAAAAADLAGIGSAIGAANAAAGAPTMALLAAGADEVSAAVAAVFSSYAQQYQALSAAAAAFHDQFVRALAAGAGAYAGAEAANVEQQLLNAINAPTLALLGRPLIGNGADGAAGTGQAGGAGGLLYGNGGNGGSGAAGQAGGAGGAAGLIGHGGTGGAVTGVSTTGGPGGHGGDAGLYGFGGAGGAGGFGQSGAAGGAGGAGGWLYGDGGDGGAGDNGGNESGTGVSAVGGVGGAGGAGGLLFGNGGDGGVGGDGGDGSSTQDSGGDGGAGGAGGAGGWLLGNGGAGGAGGAASIKVATGGLGGDGGDAGLFGFGGDGGWGGRGVDARFGAAGGAAGAGGAGGWLYGDGGAGGVGGVGGAVFSLSSGDGGAGGAGGGGGWLFGNGGDGGAGGGGGGRFGSGSGAGGDGAVGGAGGAGAWFGNGGAGGVGGGGGRGTTAIGGDGGAGGAGGAGGWLYGDGGAGGAGGGGGRGGTGNDGGDGGDGGRGGDAQLLGNGGDGGAGGAGGPAGLALPPGPARPAGAAVPAVRCSAAPARPARTADPWLAPIFARSTLRHSHHLGGIAQTGAVADQQGQIAGLGRAGRQ; encoded by the coding sequence ATGTCTAATTTGCTGGTAACCCCGGAGCTGGTGGCGGCTGCGGCGGCGGATTTGGCGGGTATTGGGTCGGCTATCGGTGCGGCCAATGCGGCGGCCGGGGCCCCGACGATGGCGCTGTTGGCCGCCGGTGCCGATGAGGTGTCGGCGGCGGTGGCGGCCGTGTTTTCCTCCTACGCCCAGCAATATCAGGCGCTGAGCGCTGCGGCGGCGGCGTTTCACGACCAGTTCGTGCGGGCGTTGGCCGCGGGTGCGGGTGCGTATGCGGGCGCCGAGGCCGCCAACGTGGAGCAGCAGTTGCTGAACGCGATCAATGCGCCCACCCTCGCGTTGTTGGGGCGGCCGCTGATCGGCAACGGCGCCGACGGGGCGGCCGGGACCGGTCAGGCCGGCGGGGCAGGCGGGCTGTTGTACGGCAACGGCGGTAACGGCGGGTCGGGTGCGGCCGGGCAGGCCGGCGGGGCCGGCGGCGCCGCCGGGCTGATCGGCCACGGCGGGACCGGCGGGGCCGTCACCGGGGTCAGCACCACCGGCGGGCCGGGCGGTCACGGCGGTGACGCCGGCCTGTACGGGTTTGGCGGGGCCGGTGGCGCGGGTGGGTTCGGCCAGAGCGGGGCGGCCGGCGGGGCCGGTGGGGCCGGTGGGTGGTTGTACGGCGACGGCGGCGACGGCGGCGCAGGCGACAACGGCGGTAACGAGTCCGGCACCGGCGTCAGTGCCGTTGGGGGTGTGGGTGGGGCCGGTGGTGCTGGTGGGTTGTTGTTCGGTAACGGCGGCGACGGCGGCGTCGGCGGCGACGGCGGCGACGGCAGCAGCACCCAGGATTCCGGTGGTGATGGGGGTGCGGGTGGGGCCGGTGGTGCTGGTGGGTGGTTGCTTGGTAATGGGGGGGCCGGCGGGGCCGGCGGGGCCGCCTCAATCAAGGTTGCCACTGGTGGGCTGGGTGGTGATGGTGGCGATGCCGGGCTGTTCGGGTTTGGTGGGGACGGCGGCTGGGGCGGACGCGGAGTGGATGCTCGATTCGGTGCGGCTGGGGGTGCCGCTGGGGCCGGCGGTGCGGGCGGGTGGTTGTACGGCGATGGCGGCGCCGGCGGCGTCGGCGGTGTCGGCGGTGCTGTCTTCAGCCTTTCCTCCGGTGACGGCGGGGCCGGCGGGGCCGGTGGCGGTGGTGGGTGGTTGTTCGGTAACGGCGGCGACGGCGGCGCCGGTGGCGGCGGCGGTGGCCGCTTCGGCAGCGGCAGCGGTGCCGGTGGTGATGGGGCTGTCGGTGGGGCCGGTGGTGCGGGCGCGTGGTTCGGCAACGGTGGCGCCGGCGGCGTCGGCGGCGGCGGTGGCCGCGGCACCACCGCCATCGGTGGCGACGGGGGTGCCGGTGGGGCCGGTGGTGCGGGTGGGTGGTTGTACGGCGACGGCGGCGCCGGCGGTGCCGGCGGCGGTGGTGGCCGCGGCGGCACCGGCAACGATGGTGGCGACGGCGGGGACGGCGGCCGCGGCGGTGATGCCCAGCTGCTTGGCAACGGCGGTGACGGCGGGGCCGGCGGGGCCGGCGGGCCCGCCGGGTTGGCGCTTCCCCCGGGGCCGGCGCGGCCGGCGGGGGCGGCGGTGCCGGCGGTTCGCTGTTCGGCAGCCCCGGCACGACCGGCCCGCACGGCTGATCCCTGGCTAGCGCCGATCTTCGCGCGCTCAACCCTTCGGCATTCGCACCACCTGGGCGGCATAGCTCAGACCGGCGCCGTAGCCGATCAACAGGGCCAGATCGCCGGGCTTGGCCGCGCCGGTCGTCAGTAA
- the fabH gene encoding 3-oxoacyl-ACP synthase III (beta-ketoacyl-ACP synthase III (KAS III)) produces the protein MTEIATTSGARSVGLLSVGAYRPERVVTNDEICQHIDSSDEWIYTRTGIKTRRFAADDESAASMATEACRRALSNAGLSAADIDGVIVTTNTHFLQTPPAAPMVAASLGAKGILGFDLSAGCAGFGYALGAAADMIRGGGAATMLVVGTEKLSPTIDMYDRGNCFIFADGAAAVVVGETPFQGIGPTVAGSDGEQADAIRQDIDWITFAQNPSGPRPFVRLEGPAVFRWAAFKMGDVGRRAMDAAGVRPDQIDVFVPHQANSRINELLVKNLQLRPDAVVANDIEHTGNTSAASIPLAMAELLTTGAAKPGDLALLIGYGAGLSYAAQVVRMPKG, from the coding sequence ATGACGGAGATCGCCACGACCAGCGGCGCCAGGAGCGTCGGGCTGCTCAGTGTCGGGGCGTACCGGCCCGAACGCGTGGTCACCAACGACGAGATATGCCAGCACATCGACTCGTCCGACGAGTGGATCTACACCCGAACCGGCATCAAGACCCGCCGATTCGCCGCCGACGACGAGTCGGCGGCTTCCATGGCGACTGAGGCCTGTCGACGGGCACTGTCGAACGCCGGCCTGTCGGCGGCCGACATCGATGGCGTGATCGTCACCACCAACACCCATTTCCTGCAAACCCCGCCGGCCGCCCCAATGGTCGCGGCGTCGCTGGGCGCCAAGGGCATACTCGGGTTCGATCTTTCGGCGGGGTGCGCCGGATTCGGATATGCGCTTGGCGCAGCGGCCGACATGATCCGGGGCGGAGGTGCGGCCACGATGCTGGTGGTCGGCACGGAAAAACTGTCCCCCACGATAGACATGTACGACCGCGGCAACTGCTTCATCTTCGCCGACGGCGCGGCCGCAGTGGTGGTGGGCGAGACACCGTTTCAAGGCATTGGACCAACCGTGGCGGGTAGCGACGGCGAACAGGCCGATGCCATACGGCAGGACATCGACTGGATCACTTTCGCCCAGAATCCCAGCGGCCCACGCCCGTTTGTGCGGCTCGAAGGTCCCGCGGTCTTCCGTTGGGCAGCGTTCAAAATGGGCGACGTCGGTCGGCGCGCGATGGACGCCGCCGGGGTGCGACCCGACCAGATAGACGTGTTCGTCCCTCATCAGGCCAATAGCCGCATCAACGAGCTGCTGGTCAAGAACCTGCAGTTGCGGCCCGACGCGGTGGTCGCCAACGATATCGAGCACACCGGAAACACCTCGGCGGCCTCCATTCCGCTCGCGATGGCCGAATTACTGACGACCGGCGCGGCCAAGCCCGGCGATCTGGCCCTGTTGATCGGCTACGGCGCCGGTCTGAGCTATGCCGCCCAGGTGGTGCGAATGCCGAAGGGTTGA
- the menA gene encoding 1,4-dihydroxy-2-naphthoate octaprenyltransferase (DHNA-octaprenyltransferase) → MASFAQWVSGARPRTLPNAIAPVVAGTGAAAWLHAAVWWKALLALAVAVALVIGVNYANDYSDGIRGTDDDRVGPVRLVGSRLATPRSVLTAAMTSLALGALAGLVLALLSAPWLIAVGAICIAGAWLYTGGSKPYGYAGFGELAVFVFFGPVAVLGTQYTQALRVDWVGLAQAVATGALSCSVLVANNLRDIPTDARADKITLAVRLGDARTRMLYQGLLAVAGVLTFVLMLATPWCVVGLVAAPLALRAAGPVRSGRGGRELIPVLRDTGLAMLVWALAVAGALAFGQLS, encoded by the coding sequence GTGGCCAGTTTCGCACAGTGGGTCTCCGGCGCGCGGCCCCGAACGCTGCCGAACGCGATCGCGCCAGTGGTTGCCGGCACCGGCGCCGCGGCCTGGCTGCACGCGGCCGTGTGGTGGAAAGCGCTGTTGGCACTGGCTGTTGCGGTGGCGCTGGTCATTGGGGTCAATTACGCCAATGACTACTCCGACGGCATCCGCGGCACCGATGACGACAGGGTGGGTCCGGTGCGGTTGGTGGGCTCGCGGCTGGCGACCCCGCGCTCGGTGCTGACCGCTGCCATGACGAGCCTGGCGCTCGGTGCGCTGGCCGGGCTGGTTTTGGCGCTGCTCAGCGCGCCGTGGCTGATTGCGGTGGGTGCGATCTGCATCGCCGGGGCCTGGCTCTACACCGGCGGGTCAAAACCCTACGGCTATGCGGGCTTCGGCGAACTGGCGGTGTTTGTGTTCTTCGGGCCGGTCGCCGTGCTCGGTACCCAGTACACGCAGGCATTGCGGGTGGACTGGGTGGGGCTGGCACAGGCGGTAGCAACGGGTGCGTTGTCGTGCTCGGTGCTGGTGGCCAACAACCTGCGCGACATCCCCACCGACGCGCGGGCCGACAAGATCACGCTGGCGGTGCGGCTGGGAGACGCCCGGACCCGGATGCTTTACCAGGGCCTGCTGGCGGTCGCCGGGGTGCTGACGTTCGTGCTAATGCTGGCCACGCCGTGGTGTGTGGTGGGCTTGGTGGCCGCGCCTTTGGCGCTGCGCGCTGCCGGACCGGTGCGATCCGGGCGCGGCGGGCGCGAGCTGATCCCGGTACTGCGTGACACTGGGCTGGCCATGCTGGTGTGGGCGTTGGCGGTGGCGGGGGCATTGGCGTTTGGTCAGTTGAGCTAA
- a CDS encoding 5'-methylthioadenosine phosphorylase (MTA phosphorylase. Belongs to the PNP/MTAP family 2 of phosphorylases) — protein sequence MHNNGRMLGVIGGSGFYTFFGSDTRTVNSDTPYGQPSAPITIGTIGVHDVAFLPRHGAHHQYSAHAVPYRANMWALRALGVRRVFGPCAVGSLDPELEPGAVVVPDQLVDRTSGRADTYFDFGGVHAAFADPYCPTLRAAVTGLPGVVDGGTMVVIQGPRFSTRAESQWFAAAGCNLVNMTGYPEAVLARELELCYAAIALVTDVDAGVAAGDGVKAADVFAAFGENIELLKRLVRAAIDRVADERTCTHCQHHAGVPLPFELP from the coding sequence ATGCACAACAATGGGCGCATGCTCGGAGTGATCGGCGGCAGCGGCTTCTACACCTTCTTTGGGTCGGACACCCGCACAGTCAATTCGGACACCCCCTACGGTCAACCCAGCGCCCCGATCACGATCGGCACCATCGGGGTGCACGACGTCGCGTTCTTGCCCCGCCACGGCGCCCATCACCAGTACTCGGCGCACGCCGTGCCGTATCGGGCCAACATGTGGGCGCTGCGCGCGCTTGGTGTGCGGCGGGTCTTCGGGCCGTGTGCGGTCGGCAGCCTGGACCCTGAACTCGAGCCCGGCGCGGTCGTGGTGCCCGATCAGCTGGTCGACCGCACCAGCGGCCGCGCCGACACCTATTTCGACTTCGGCGGTGTCCATGCCGCCTTCGCCGATCCGTACTGCCCCACGCTGCGGGCCGCGGTGACCGGCCTGCCCGGTGTTGTCGACGGCGGCACCATGGTGGTGATCCAGGGTCCGCGGTTTTCCACCCGCGCGGAAAGCCAGTGGTTCGCCGCTGCCGGGTGCAATCTGGTCAACATGACCGGCTATCCCGAGGCGGTGCTGGCTCGCGAACTCGAATTATGCTACGCAGCAATCGCTTTGGTGACAGATGTGGATGCCGGCGTCGCTGCTGGCGATGGCGTGAAAGCCGCCGACGTGTTCGCCGCATTCGGGGAGAACATCGAACTGCTCAAAAGGCTGGTGCGGGCCGCCATCGATCGGGTCGCCGACGAGCGCACGTGCACGCACTGTCAACACCACGCCGGTGTTCCGTTGCCGTTCGAGCTGCCATGA
- the galE3 gene encoding UDP-glucose 4-epimerase GalE (galactowaldenase (UDP-galactose 4-epimerase) (uridine diphosphate galactose 4-epimerase) (uridine diphospho-galactose 4-epimerase)) — translation MRVLLTGAAGFIGSRVDAALRAAGHDVVGVDALLPAAHGPNPVLPPGCQRVDVRDASALAPLLAGVDLVCHQAAMVGAGVNAADAPAYGGHNDFATTVLLAQMFAAGVRRLVLASSMVVYGQGRYDCPQHGPVDPLPRRRADLDNGVFEHRCPGCGEPVIWQLVDEDAPLRPRSLYAASKTAQEHYALAWSEASGGSVVALRYHNVYGPGMPRDTPYSGVAAIFRSAVEKGKPPKVFEDGGQMRDFVHVDDVAAANLAAVHLGEADRDGFTAVNVCSGRPISILQVATAICDARGGSMSPAITGHYRSGDVRHIVADPARAARVLGFRAAVDPGEGLREFAFAPLR, via the coding sequence ATGAGGGTGCTGCTGACCGGCGCGGCCGGCTTCATCGGGTCGCGCGTGGATGCGGCGTTACGGGCTGCGGGTCACGACGTGGTGGGCGTCGACGCGCTGCTGCCCGCCGCGCACGGGCCAAACCCGGTGCTGCCACCGGGCTGCCAGCGGGTCGACGTGCGCGACGCCAGCGCGCTGGCCCCGTTGTTGGCCGGTGTCGATCTGGTGTGTCACCAGGCCGCCATGGTGGGTGCCGGCGTCAACGCCGCCGACGCACCCGCCTATGGCGGCCACAACGATTTCGCCACCACGGTGCTGCTGGCGCAGATGTTCGCCGCCGGGGTCCGCCGTTTGGTGCTGGCGTCGTCGATGGTGGTTTACGGGCAGGGGCGCTATGACTGTCCCCAGCATGGACCGGTCGACCCGCTGCCGCGGCGGCGAGCCGACCTGGACAATGGGGTCTTCGAGCACCGTTGCCCGGGGTGCGGCGAGCCAGTCATCTGGCAATTGGTCGACGAGGATGCCCCGTTGCGCCCGCGCAGCCTGTACGCGGCCAGCAAGACCGCGCAGGAGCACTACGCGCTGGCGTGGTCGGAAGCGAGTGGCGGTTCGGTGGTGGCGTTGCGCTACCACAACGTCTACGGCCCCGGCATGCCGCGCGACACCCCCTACTCCGGAGTGGCCGCGATCTTCCGCTCGGCGGTTGAAAAAGGCAAGCCACCAAAGGTTTTCGAAGACGGCGGCCAGATGCGGGACTTCGTGCACGTGGACGACGTGGCCGCGGCGAACCTCGCCGCGGTGCATCTGGGTGAAGCGGACCGCGACGGGTTTACCGCGGTCAACGTCTGTTCCGGGCGCCCCATCTCGATCCTTCAGGTGGCAACCGCGATATGCGACGCCCGCGGTGGCTCGATGTCCCCGGCCATCACCGGGCACTACCGCAGCGGCGACGTGCGCCACATTGTCGCCGATCCCGCGCGGGCCGCCCGCGTGCTCGGGTTCCGCGCGGCCGTCGATCCAGGCGAAGGACTGCGTGAGTTCGCGTTCGCGCCGCTTCGCTGA
- a CDS encoding integral membrane protein, translated as MGLSSDDTRRREVVRDLAAGALLIGALFFPWNLYFGFRIPDSSKTVFGLLLAVTSLSLASLAVTFAGRRSQLRLGLNVPYLLLVLAFVVFDAIQTIRLGGTVHVPGGVGPGGWLGITGALLSAQPALTGATTDEGSHSRWLRATQFLGYASMLGAALSTGFNLSWRVRYALEPAAGASGFGKQNLAVIDTAVVYGVVALAAVLVASRWLLRPTAAEALSTVALGGSTLIAGSIVWSLPIGREIDAFHGIAQNTSTAGVGYEGYLVWAAAAAMCAPLTLFRSPNAPPIDKTVWRAASRNGLLLIAVWCLGSVAMRLTDLVVAVLLNYPFSRYDSMALAAFDLATAVLAIWLRFNMATEALPARLISSLCGLLCTFTVSRVIVGVVLAPRFQASSGGSAHPVYGNDLAQQITSTFDVVLCGLALSILAAAIVIGRLRQLPQPPHTPALSRPAGSPRIFRSAGSTHPVRPKIYRPPDHSS; from the coding sequence GTGGGCCTGAGCAGCGACGACACCCGACGACGCGAGGTCGTCCGCGACTTGGCCGCTGGTGCCCTGCTCATCGGTGCGCTGTTTTTCCCATGGAACCTGTATTTCGGTTTCCGAATCCCGGACAGCAGCAAGACCGTGTTCGGGTTGCTGCTGGCGGTGACATCGCTCTCTTTGGCATCGCTTGCCGTGACCTTCGCCGGGAGGCGCTCACAGCTTCGCCTGGGCCTCAACGTCCCCTATCTGCTGCTGGTGCTGGCCTTCGTGGTGTTCGACGCGATCCAGACGATTCGACTCGGCGGCACCGTCCACGTGCCCGGTGGTGTCGGGCCGGGGGGATGGCTGGGGATCACCGGCGCGCTGTTGAGCGCGCAACCGGCGCTAACCGGCGCTACCACCGATGAGGGCAGCCACAGCAGGTGGCTGCGGGCCACCCAGTTCCTCGGCTACGCGTCTATGTTGGGTGCGGCCCTCAGCACCGGTTTCAACCTGAGCTGGCGGGTCAGGTACGCGTTGGAGCCCGCGGCCGGCGCGTCCGGTTTTGGCAAACAGAACCTCGCGGTCATCGACACGGCGGTGGTGTACGGCGTGGTAGCCCTGGCCGCCGTGCTGGTCGCGTCCCGGTGGCTGCTTCGGCCTACAGCGGCCGAAGCGCTCTCAACCGTGGCGCTGGGTGGCTCCACCCTGATCGCCGGGTCCATCGTGTGGAGCCTTCCCATCGGCCGCGAGATCGACGCGTTCCACGGCATTGCCCAAAACACGTCGACGGCCGGCGTGGGATACGAGGGTTATCTGGTGTGGGCCGCGGCCGCGGCAATGTGTGCGCCGCTGACCCTGTTCAGGTCCCCGAACGCGCCACCGATCGACAAAACCGTGTGGCGGGCAGCGTCCCGAAACGGCTTGCTGCTCATCGCCGTGTGGTGCCTGGGCTCGGTAGCGATGCGGTTGACCGACCTCGTCGTCGCGGTGCTGTTGAATTATCCGTTCTCGCGCTACGACAGCATGGCGCTGGCTGCGTTCGATCTGGCCACCGCGGTCCTAGCGATCTGGCTTCGCTTCAACATGGCGACCGAGGCCCTGCCCGCGAGGCTGATCTCGTCGCTGTGCGGATTGCTATGCACATTCACCGTTTCGCGCGTCATCGTCGGCGTCGTCCTGGCTCCGCGATTCCAGGCATCTTCGGGCGGGTCGGCTCACCCCGTCTACGGAAACGATCTTGCCCAGCAGATCACCAGCACCTTCGATGTGGTGCTGTGCGGCCTGGCGCTCAGCATCCTCGCGGCGGCCATCGTCATCGGCAGGCTGCGCCAGCTGCCGCAACCCCCGCACACCCCGGCGCTGTCCCGGCCTGCTGGATCCCCCCGGATTTTCAGGTCAGCTGGGTCGACGCACCCAGTGCGGCCGAAGATCTACCGGCCGCCGGACCACTCGTCGTAG